The following coding sequences are from one Microtus pennsylvanicus isolate mMicPen1 chromosome 1, mMicPen1.hap1, whole genome shotgun sequence window:
- the LOC142856237 gene encoding vomeronasal type-1 receptor 4-like, translating to MILRYAVLGVFLISQLCVGVIGNTSLFILYIYTFFFKPHFKKLIDLLFMHLTIANMVTIIFTLIPDIVASFGVPNFLDDVGCKVVLCIYRISRGLSISTTCILSTFQAVTVTPNNSQWVWLKHKLSTWMFAFLLCSWLINLAIYGYMVEIVIAKTNSTHLGNGYLHAYCQNRNFGNNNSGSFLSIIFMHDLLYVGIMMCTSLYMVILLYRHHKRAQYLRSPSLSSQQSPELRATHSILLLVSCFGIFYWLNNLITLYGFYAQTKIPRLEGINSFWATCYPTICPFLIMKNNKLILHFTSSFSALRMTCFQHALRR from the coding sequence ATGATTCTGAGATATGCTGTCTTGGGGGTCTTTCTCATATCTCAGTTATGTGTTGGTGTCATAGGGAACACATCActgttcattttatatatttacacttTCTTCTTTAAGCCTCATTTTAAGAAGTTAATAGATCTGCTTTTCATGCACCTGACAATAGCTAATATGGTGACGATCATATTCACGTTGATACCGGATATCGTGGCCTCCTTTGGAGTGCCCAATTTTCTGGATGATGTCGGCTGTAAggttgttttatgtatatacagAATTTCCCGCGGTCTGTCCATCAGTACCACCTGTATTCTAAGCACATTTCAAGCTGTCACCGTGACTCCCAATAATTCTCAGTGGGTGTGGCTTAAGCACAAACTCTCAACGTGGATGTTTGCTTTTTTACTTTGCTCCTGGCTCATTAACCTGGCTATCTATGGATATATGGTTGAaattgtaatagccaaaaccaaTTCTACTCATCTTGGAAATGGATATTTGCATGCTTACTGTCAAAACAGGAATTTTGGGAACAATAATTCAGGATCATTTTTGAGTATCATATTCATGCATGATCTCTTATATGTGGGCATCATGATGTGCACCAGCCTGTACATGGTAATTCTCCTCTACAGACACCACAAGAGAGCCCAGTATCTCCGCAGCCCAAGCCTCTCCAGCCAGCAATCTCCTGAGCTCAGAGCCACTCACAGCATCTTGCTGCTGGTGAGCTGTTTTGGGATCTTCTATTGGTTGAACAACTTGATCACCCTTTATGGGTTTTATgcacaaacaaaaattccaagaTTGGAGGGAATTAATTCATTTTGGGCAACATGCTATCCAACCATCTGCCCTTTTTTAATAATGAAGAATAATAAACTTATTTTGcacttcacttcttccttttcgGCACTGAGAATGACCTGTTTTCAACATGCACTCCGTAGATGA